DNA sequence from the Azospirillaceae bacterium genome:
TGCGGTGTCTCCCAGGAAAAGCCGGCGCTCGGCATCGCGTCGGCGGGTGAGGCCCGGCAGCACCCGGCCGCCGGACCGGTTCCAGCGCGCGAACTCCGCGGCCGCGCCCTGGCGGTCCCCGGCGTTCAGCTTGCGCAGAAGCGTGGAGGCGTGGAGGCGGCCGGGCCCGACGTTGAAGGCGAACGAGGTCAAGGCCGCCAGCTCGTGCGGTTCGAGAGCCACCGCCGCCCTGTCGAGCACGGCGGAGGCGAACCGCCGCAGGTCGGCGTCCAGGCGGGCGTCGGCCTGCGCCTGCGTCCACACCGTGCCCTCGCGGATGTCCGGCCCGGTGGCGCCGTAGCCGACGGTCCACACGCCGGCCGGGCAGCGGTAGGCGGCGAGCCGGCCGCCCTCGAACCCGGCCACCAGCGGTCGGGCCAGCGTCACGGCGTCGGCGAGCGGCGCCCTCACCGCGGCCCCTCGCCGGTCAGGTAGCCGGTCTTGTAGGCGATGCCGGCCAGGATCACGACGAACAGCCACTTGGTGGTGGTCGCCACGATGGTCCTGCCGGCCTCGGACTTCAGCGACCGCCAGGCGCCGAGGACGCCGCGCAGTTCCAGCACGTCCTTGGCGGCGTCCTCGTCGTGCAGGCCGACCCGTTCCAGGGCACGCCTGGCCCCCTCCTCGGCGGCGTCGGCGAGCAGCGCGCGAAGCGCGGCATCGTCCAGGCGATCGGCCTGTCCGCGAACGGTCTGCATTCGACCCTCCATCAAAAGAAAAGCCCCGCCGGTCAGGGCAGGGCTGTGGTGAATGAAAAAGTCCCACTGCGTGATGGGCCCGTAGATCGATAGCGTTTCAGTGATTGGGCGGGACGACCACCCAGCCCGCACGGCGCAGGCGCGTGGACGCGAACTCCGCCCACGCCCAGACGCGCGGCGGTAGTGCTCCGGCCAGTCGCCGAGCGCCCGGTTGAGCCGGTCGATCCACACGATCCGGCGGACGCCGGCCACCCGCACGGCCGGATCGGGATCGTGCCCGGCGGCGGCGTAGCTCGCGCACGAGAGTGTTAACTTCCGCTCGCTCCCCTTATCGCGTTGACCCAACAGGAGCCGAGCGAGGCCAGCTTGGCCACGCGCTGGATTAACTCCGCCACCATATTAAGCCTCGATCCGGGCCGCCGCCCGGAACAGGTCGTCAAGCTGCGCGTCGGTGATGCCCAGCGCTGCCAAGCCGGTGACCAGGGCGCCTGTCCTGGTGAATTCGTTGGCGTATTCCCATGCTTGGAACGCGGCCCCACCCTGCGCCCGGACCGCACCATCAACCTGCTCGAACAGGTCCGCCGCCATGAACGCAGCGCGCGCCTGGAAATTCGTCACGGCCGTAGGCACCGGATCGGGACCGGCCTCCACAGGGACCGGTCGCCAACGCCCCGGATGCACTTCCTCGCAGAACGTCTCGTCCGCAACGATGACGTTCATGACGTTTCCCGCCTCGTCCAGGATTTCGTATTCCGACTGCATCACTCGATCTCCACAATGATGGCTCCCCCGCCGCCCGGAGCGCCATGAGCCGGAGCACCGGAGTGGTACCCGACGGCGCCGCCGCCGCCGGCACCAACCCCACCGGCCCCACCATTAATCCCAGACGCGTTGTTCCCGGCGGCCGCACCACCTCCCGCGAACGCACCGCCATTCCCACCAGAATACCCACCAAAGATCGCGCCGCCGCCTGCGCCGTCGCCGCCGGCAGCGACGTTGGTCGGCGACGCATTCCCATCCCACCCCGCACTACCGTTGCCGGCCAGGAAAAGCGGACCAGGATAGACACCACCGGTCACGGTGCCGCGGCCAGCCCCGCCCGCCCCCACCCCGCCACTGATATTCGGGGACGCCTCGGCGGATCCGCCGCCGCCGGTGGCGGTGCCCGCGGTCACCAGGACCGCATCCCCACTTTTGCCGCCGACGCCAGCGCCGCCCGTGGCGACCGAAATACCCGAATTGGTGTTCACGGTGGCGGCTCCGCTGGAGTAACCAACCCCGTAGACTCCGACGGCGCCGCCGCCCGTGGCGACCATGACGGCAGATGCCCCGGTGCCGTTCGACGTGGCGGCACCGGAACCACCCCCCTGAATATTGACGTCTCCGCCGGCCGCCGTCCCGCCTAGGGCGCCCGCTGTCGTACCGGCTGCCGTCCCGGAGCTGGCGTTCCCACCCTGGCCGCCGTCCGCCACCAGGTTGATGCCGCTGCCCACGAAGGAGGAGGCACCACCGGGCAGACCCGCAAGGCTCCCCACGGCAGTCGAGCCCGAAATATTGCGCGCCACGCCACCCGCACCAATCGTTAACGTGTACGATTGACCCGCCTGCACTTCGAACGTCTTGCGGCACAGCGCCCCAGCACCGCCGCCGGTCGCACGGCCGGACCCCTTCACGGCGGCACCGGACCCACCCGCCCCAGCGACGGTGATCCGCACGCGGCCGGACTTGGTCGCCGTCCATATGGCACTCTTGGTATAGACTCGCATTTCGGAGGGGATGAAGGGCGCTTTTGCCAATGCCGAAATGGCTTGCGCCACCCTTTGGGGCGTCATGAGCTTGGCCGCCTCGGCTCCGGCTTCCGCCTCGGCCTGAGTGGCAATGTCGGCCGCAATGGTCCGGTCGGCCGACAGGTCGCCACCTCCGACGAGGCCGGCCCCGGCGGCAACCGTCCGCGCCGACGGGACCGGTCCGCCGGCGAGACTGGCAGCGTGCGCTTGCGCCTCGGCGGCCCATCCCTTGGCGGATTTCGTCCCTGT
Encoded proteins:
- a CDS encoding DUF6127 family protein, yielding MQTVRGQADRLDDAALRALLADAAEEGARRALERVGLHDEDAAKDVLELRGVLGAWRSLKSEAGRTIVATTTKWLFVVILAGIAYKTGYLTGEGPR
- a CDS encoding lysozyme, which translates into the protein MRAPLADAVTLARPLVAGFEGGRLAAYRCPAGVWTVGYGATGPDIREGTVWTQAQADARLDADLRRFASAVLDRAAVALEPHELAALTSFAFNVGPGRLHASTLLRKLNAGDRQGAAAEFARWNRSGGRVLPGLTRRRDAERRLFLGDTA